A genome region from Natronobeatus ordinarius includes the following:
- a CDS encoding FAD-binding and (Fe-S)-binding domain-containing protein, with the protein MATEDMERRSTAEGLRPAADEGGHERLARDLRAACDGDVRFDRYTRVCYATDGSIYGAEPAGVVFPRDVADVQAAVRVASDHEVPVLPRGAGSSLAGQAVGPGCVVLDCSRHLDAILEVDPEARTARVQPGVVQDDLDDHLAEWGLKFAPDPASANRATIGGGIGNNSTGAHSVRYGITDASVDELRVVLSNGELIHTREVVLDGEEYEDIVSRDTREAAIYETVRGLVEDHEDEIEARYPNLKRRVTGYNLDRVIYETDDGEAVINLSKLLVGAEGTLGVVVEATVSLVSNPEETALALYAFEDLLEALEAVPEALEFPVSAVELMDEEVFRLASESDGYAEYADPIPGGAAAALMLEWDDELVSGDDQRAAFESAVADTTAHFVANGDAFDVLEAYEEADQERLWKLRKAAIPLLMSLEGDPKPYPFIEDATVPPAELAEYVSAFEEILEAHDTSAAYFAHAGSGTLHIRPILNLKEEGGVEAMRSIADDVTDLVLEHHGSFSGEHGDGMARTEFTPKMYGEELWGAFKRVKTAFDPDWLLHPGNVVYRDGPDDPGPDSPRGVGADMREHLRYGPDYYSLEPRTTLEFDDEGGFSHLVELCNGCGTCRQTDRDVMCPTYRASEEEITTTRGRANLLRAAVSGDLPPEELYTEEFQRRVLDLCIGCKGCQSDCPTGVDLAKLKAEVKHQYHDREGISARERLFANVDRLAALGSRLAPLSNYGPRLPGSRRLLERTLGIAPERSLPSFAGESLVSWYDERGPRVNPATAIDRVVLYPDTYTNYTDPDPGKAAVAVLEAADVHVEIPSLGPTGRAAYSQGLLDVAADRATALLDDLESHLERGRSVLFLEPSDASMVVDEYGSLLSDSRVETLAANAVGVCAYLDWNRVVDSLAFDADVTLAYHGHCHQKALGRDHHAVTVLRQAGYAVDPLESGCCGMAGSFGYEADHYDLSRAIGRLLLEQLDESAGEAVVAPGASCRTQVGDFAGYDRPHHPIEALAAALE; encoded by the coding sequence ATGGCAACAGAGGACATGGAACGCCGGTCGACGGCCGAAGGGCTGAGACCAGCGGCGGACGAGGGTGGGCACGAACGACTCGCCCGCGACCTTCGGGCGGCCTGTGACGGCGACGTCCGGTTCGACCGGTACACGCGCGTCTGTTACGCGACCGACGGGAGTATCTACGGCGCCGAGCCCGCAGGAGTCGTCTTCCCGCGAGACGTCGCCGACGTCCAGGCAGCGGTCCGCGTCGCGAGCGACCACGAGGTGCCCGTCCTCCCCAGGGGAGCCGGCTCCTCGCTCGCAGGACAGGCAGTCGGCCCCGGCTGCGTCGTGCTCGACTGCTCGAGGCACCTCGACGCGATCCTCGAGGTCGACCCCGAGGCCCGAACCGCGCGGGTCCAGCCAGGCGTCGTCCAGGACGACCTCGACGACCACCTCGCCGAGTGGGGACTGAAGTTCGCGCCCGACCCCGCCTCCGCGAACCGGGCGACGATCGGCGGCGGGATCGGTAACAACTCGACAGGAGCCCACTCCGTCAGATACGGGATCACGGACGCCTCCGTCGACGAACTCCGGGTGGTGCTCTCGAACGGCGAGCTGATCCACACCCGGGAGGTCGTCCTCGACGGCGAGGAGTACGAGGACATCGTCTCCCGGGACACCCGCGAGGCCGCGATCTACGAGACCGTGCGCGGACTCGTCGAGGACCACGAGGACGAGATCGAAGCGCGGTACCCGAACCTGAAGCGGCGCGTCACCGGCTACAACCTCGACCGAGTGATCTACGAGACCGACGACGGCGAGGCGGTGATCAACCTCTCGAAACTGCTCGTCGGAGCGGAGGGGACCCTGGGTGTCGTCGTGGAGGCGACCGTCTCGCTCGTGAGCAACCCGGAGGAGACGGCGCTCGCGCTCTACGCCTTCGAGGACCTGCTCGAGGCGCTCGAGGCGGTCCCCGAGGCCCTCGAGTTCCCCGTCAGCGCGGTCGAGCTGATGGACGAGGAGGTGTTCCGCCTCGCCAGCGAGTCCGACGGCTACGCCGAGTACGCCGACCCGATCCCCGGCGGGGCCGCGGCCGCGCTCATGCTCGAGTGGGACGACGAACTCGTTTCCGGGGACGATCAACGCGCGGCGTTCGAGTCGGCCGTCGCCGACACCACCGCGCACTTCGTCGCGAACGGCGACGCCTTCGACGTCCTCGAGGCGTACGAGGAGGCCGACCAGGAGCGGCTGTGGAAGCTTCGGAAGGCGGCGATTCCGCTGTTGATGAGCCTCGAGGGCGACCCGAAGCCGTACCCGTTCATCGAGGACGCGACCGTCCCGCCCGCAGAGCTCGCCGAGTACGTCTCGGCCTTCGAGGAGATCCTCGAGGCCCACGACACCTCGGCGGCCTACTTCGCCCACGCGGGATCGGGGACGCTCCACATCCGGCCAATCTTGAACCTGAAGGAGGAAGGCGGCGTCGAGGCGATGCGTTCGATCGCCGACGACGTGACGGACCTCGTCCTCGAGCACCACGGCTCGTTCTCGGGCGAACACGGCGACGGGATGGCCCGCACCGAGTTCACGCCCAAGATGTACGGCGAGGAGCTCTGGGGGGCGTTCAAGCGGGTGAAGACGGCGTTCGACCCCGACTGGCTGTTGCACCCGGGCAACGTCGTCTACCGCGACGGCCCCGACGACCCCGGTCCGGACTCGCCACGCGGCGTCGGCGCCGACATGCGCGAGCACCTCCGGTACGGCCCCGACTACTACTCGCTCGAGCCACGGACGACGCTCGAGTTCGACGACGAGGGCGGCTTCTCCCACCTCGTCGAGCTCTGCAACGGCTGTGGGACCTGCCGACAGACCGATCGCGACGTGATGTGTCCGACCTATCGTGCGAGCGAAGAGGAGATCACGACGACCCGCGGCCGGGCGAACCTGCTCCGGGCGGCGGTCAGCGGCGACCTCCCACCCGAGGAGCTGTACACGGAGGAGTTCCAGCGACGCGTCCTCGACCTCTGTATCGGCTGTAAGGGCTGTCAGAGCGACTGCCCGACGGGCGTCGACCTGGCGAAGCTCAAGGCCGAAGTGAAACACCAGTACCACGACCGCGAGGGAATCAGCGCCCGCGAACGGCTGTTCGCGAACGTCGATCGGCTCGCCGCCCTGGGAAGCCGGCTCGCACCGCTGTCGAACTACGGTCCCCGACTCCCCGGCTCGCGTCGGCTCCTCGAGCGAACGCTGGGAATCGCGCCCGAGCGCTCGCTACCGTCGTTCGCCGGGGAGTCGCTCGTCTCGTGGTACGACGAGCGCGGCCCACGGGTGAACCCCGCGACAGCGATCGACCGCGTGGTGCTCTACCCGGACACGTACACCAACTACACCGACCCCGACCCGGGGAAGGCCGCCGTCGCGGTGCTCGAGGCTGCGGACGTCCACGTCGAGATTCCGTCTCTCGGCCCGACGGGTCGGGCGGCCTACTCCCAGGGCCTGCTCGACGTCGCGGCCGACCGGGCGACGGCGCTGCTCGACGACCTCGAGTCCCATCTCGAGCGCGGTCGGTCGGTTCTCTTTCTCGAGCCCTCCGACGCCTCGATGGTCGTCGACGAGTACGGCTCGCTGCTGTCCGATTCGCGAGTCGAGACGCTCGCCGCGAACGCCGTCGGCGTCTGTGCGTACCTCGACTGGAATCGCGTGGTCGACTCGCTCGCCTTCGACGCCGATGTGACCCTCGCTTATCACGGCCACTGTCACCAGAAGGCCCT